The genomic segment AGCGCCTGCAACATCATAGGCTTTACTATTCCCAACATACAGTATCCGTTCGCACGGCGTGTTCAAGGCTTCGGCAAGTTTAAGAAACGGGATTCGGGAAGGTTTAAGAGCGCCGAGCGATTCGGAGTCCAATGCAACATCGCAGAGCGGAAGAATGCCCCATACGGAGCCTTTCTGTTCGGGCGGAAAATCAGATAGAATACCGATTTTAAATCCCGCCTCTTTTAATCGTATGATCGCTTCTTTTGCAAAAGGATACGGACGGATACGCACAAATTTCTTTTTCCACCCCCTATATATTTCTCTATCTAAAAAATCGCTTACTTCTTGCGGGGAGATATTAAGATGAGTTGCCAACAATTCGTTTTGCACATTAAAAAAATCCGGCAGCACTTTATCCGGATCAGATGAACTATATCCGTGTAAAATATGACGAACTTTTCCAAAAGCTTTCATAAAACGGATATGACGGATAAAAAACGGAACGGCACGCAGCGTCAGCTTCCATGCAGGATAGAGCGTGCCGTCTATATCGAATGCAATAGCTTCAATGCCGGGGATTTTGCTTACAATCATTTTTTTATTATAGCGTACCGATTACCCCCTGTCCATTCATAAAAAAGAACGTATGTGAGCCT from the Treponema medium genome contains:
- a CDS encoding HAD family hydrolase, whose product is MIVSKIPGIEAIAFDIDGTLYPAWKLTLRAVPFFIRHIRFMKAFGKVRHILHGYSSSDPDKVLPDFFNVQNELLATHLNISPQEVSDFLDREIYRGWKKKFVRIRPYPFAKEAIIRLKEAGFKIGILSDFPPEQKGSVWGILPLCDVALDSESLGALKPSRIPFLKLAEALNTPCERILYVGNSKAYDVAGASSVGMKTAYIENPLVSFFKKKSPYADISFSNYRQFLNYVL